From Cryomorphaceae bacterium, the proteins below share one genomic window:
- a CDS encoding T9SS C-terminal target domain-containing protein: protein MSSTTNKTVGSVFTKATFLALSFLTITFHSRSQTQCDGFGVEIIETTPVLCTGGDQGGLGVIIMGGEEPFQFTWSNGETTQEIEGLTAGVYSVIVIDAQQCLTEAFFFLNQPEPDPIEVLFTPPACGSSDGVIEITNSGNIPPYSYALNNGALGDESLFDNLQAGAYTVQVQNGNGCLVTEYVALNHSEVSNPDLQLSSSVDCFGNCNGQLEVTGAEGSWQWFSVDENGSTTSLAGSEAQLAELCAGQYMAVQQQAVGEGGEPVEDVFWFEDFGTGCNQGQLAHEFVSENGTWTVVNTGTNQNDANTFFISATEQIGADGCGAGCGAGGQNNRTLHVSNVLISFFGVPLVQADGGALYYADATTNRRVESPVIDCSGQENITMSFDYIEFGQGDLDNATLWYFDGTEWSLLDDMPKTTCCGGPCNGFNQGNFAEYSVSLPESANNNPNVRFAFNWTNNNDGQGSDPSFAVDNIAFTGTSEGTTFCQAYSQVLEITQPQPLDIIAVKWTESICVDNTDGSILVQAFGGEMPYSFEWNIDSIGPQISNLGPGTYTVTVTDGNDCQQAASFEVVNDIEPGSVDFNLNLEGATLITENLSSQGDYLWDFGDGNTSEDFAPIHLYQSEGSFEVCLTLTDDCGAQTMCETVAVFTTSVVTKKMQNPVVFPNPASGRVQLAIGDRTHVLGAVWDSRGALVLSFETHADLILDISGWTPGVYLIQLTDTQRGENTSLRLVVSQ from the coding sequence ATGTCATCCACAACCAATAAAACGGTGGGGTCTGTCTTTACGAAGGCCACGTTTCTTGCACTATCTTTCCTCACGATAACCTTCCATTCCAGATCGCAAACCCAGTGCGACGGTTTTGGGGTTGAAATAATTGAAACGACTCCCGTTCTCTGCACCGGAGGAGATCAGGGCGGCCTCGGGGTCATCATTATGGGTGGCGAGGAGCCATTCCAGTTTACCTGGAGCAATGGCGAAACAACTCAGGAGATTGAAGGCTTGACTGCAGGGGTCTATTCGGTGATTGTGATAGATGCGCAACAATGCCTTACAGAAGCCTTCTTTTTTCTCAATCAACCTGAACCTGACCCCATCGAAGTTCTTTTCACCCCGCCAGCTTGCGGTTCGTCCGACGGAGTCATTGAAATTACGAACTCCGGCAATATTCCTCCATATTCTTACGCCCTGAACAATGGTGCTTTAGGAGATGAATCCCTGTTTGATAACCTCCAGGCCGGAGCCTATACCGTACAGGTTCAAAACGGCAACGGCTGTCTGGTTACAGAATATGTAGCACTGAATCACAGTGAAGTGAGCAACCCTGATTTGCAGCTCAGCTCATCTGTGGATTGCTTTGGAAACTGCAACGGACAGTTGGAAGTTACTGGTGCCGAAGGAAGCTGGCAATGGTTCTCGGTGGATGAAAACGGCAGCACCACCTCCCTGGCAGGAAGTGAAGCGCAGTTGGCAGAACTCTGTGCCGGCCAATACATGGCGGTTCAACAGCAGGCAGTAGGCGAGGGGGGTGAGCCGGTTGAAGATGTATTCTGGTTCGAAGACTTTGGAACCGGCTGCAACCAGGGACAGCTGGCCCATGAGTTTGTGAGCGAAAACGGCACCTGGACGGTGGTAAATACCGGCACCAATCAAAATGACGCCAACACCTTTTTTATAAGCGCTACTGAGCAAATCGGGGCAGATGGGTGTGGCGCGGGTTGCGGTGCCGGAGGACAAAACAATCGCACGCTCCATGTAAGCAATGTGCTCATCAGCTTTTTTGGTGTGCCGTTGGTACAAGCCGATGGCGGAGCACTATACTACGCGGACGCCACCACCAACCGAAGGGTGGAATCTCCCGTCATTGATTGCTCCGGACAGGAAAACATCACCATGTCCTTTGATTACATCGAATTTGGACAGGGTGACCTCGACAATGCCACCCTGTGGTATTTTGACGGAACGGAATGGAGCCTGCTGGATGACATGCCAAAAACCACCTGCTGCGGTGGACCGTGCAACGGATTTAACCAGGGAAATTTCGCCGAATATTCGGTGAGTTTGCCCGAAAGCGCCAACAACAATCCCAATGTTCGCTTTGCGTTTAACTGGACCAACAACAATGATGGCCAGGGCTCAGACCCCTCATTTGCAGTTGACAATATTGCGTTCACAGGCACTTCTGAGGGAACAACATTCTGCCAGGCATATAGCCAGGTGCTTGAAATCACCCAACCCCAACCGCTCGATATTATAGCTGTGAAATGGACTGAATCCATTTGTGTTGACAATACCGACGGATCTATTTTGGTGCAGGCTTTCGGAGGTGAAATGCCCTACAGCTTTGAATGGAATATTGATTCAATAGGCCCACAGATCAGCAACCTCGGCCCCGGAACCTACACCGTAACCGTAACAGATGGAAACGACTGCCAGCAAGCGGCTTCATTTGAGGTTGTGAACGACATCGAGCCGGGCTCTGTGGATTTTAACCTCAATTTGGAAGGTGCCACGCTGATTACTGAAAACCTGAGCTCACAGGGTGATTACCTGTGGGACTTTGGCGATGGAAACACTTCTGAAGATTTTGCTCCCATTCACCTTTACCAATCAGAAGGAAGTTTCGAGGTTTGCCTCACACTCACAGATGACTGCGGTGCTCAAACAATGTGCGAAACGGTTGCGGTATTTACCACCAGTGTAGTGACGAAGAAAATGCAAAATCCCGTGGTTTTTCCCAATCCGGCGTCTGGCCGTGTTCAACTGGCAATAGGTGATAGGACACATGTATTGGGTGCGGTATGGGACAGCCGTGGAGCCCTAGTGCTCTCGTTTGAGACCCATGCCGACCTGATTCTCGATATTTCGGGATGGACTCCGGGTGTTTACCTGATTCAGTTAACAGATACCCAACGCGGTGAAAACACCAGTTTGCGTTTGGTTGTTTCGCAGTAG
- a CDS encoding FkbM family methyltransferase — protein sequence MKSILRKLYKSIPGKQSLFEPLRGKLSERWYRHLRFNGAFGVTLAGGEVFRMYHFDTAFENRIFWEGLSRCWEPVSVEVWEALSRKAKVILDVGSNTGVYSLIAVAAQPEADVHAFEPLPKMFQKLEINNNLNGAKIKTHTTAMSDTSGEAILYDLPNNYMRQASLNASYIKGEAVEIRVPLARLDGFIEKHSLQQVDLMKVDVETHEPEVLKGMGKYLADYRPTVLVEVLNDKIAHELLSLFRDAGYPYFYHIDEEKGLTETNIWVGKKSRNYIASSYDFAEDQTLSRFIIQNRPASEQA from the coding sequence TTGAAATCCATTCTGCGCAAATTATACAAGTCCATTCCCGGCAAGCAGTCTCTATTTGAACCGCTTAGGGGGAAACTTTCGGAGCGCTGGTATCGCCATCTGCGATTTAATGGTGCATTTGGCGTTACCCTGGCGGGGGGTGAGGTTTTCAGGATGTACCACTTTGACACGGCCTTTGAAAACCGCATTTTTTGGGAAGGACTATCCAGATGTTGGGAGCCGGTTTCCGTTGAGGTGTGGGAAGCTTTGAGCCGAAAGGCAAAAGTTATTCTGGACGTAGGCTCAAACACCGGAGTGTACTCTCTGATTGCCGTTGCTGCGCAGCCTGAAGCGGATGTGCATGCTTTTGAACCACTCCCCAAGATGTTCCAAAAACTGGAAATCAACAACAATCTGAATGGTGCCAAAATCAAGACACATACAACTGCAATGTCGGATACATCGGGGGAAGCCATTCTTTATGACCTGCCCAACAATTATATGCGGCAGGCCTCTCTCAACGCATCTTACATCAAGGGCGAAGCAGTAGAAATCCGTGTACCGCTCGCGCGCTTAGACGGGTTTATTGAAAAACATTCACTTCAGCAGGTTGACCTCATGAAGGTTGATGTTGAAACCCATGAGCCGGAAGTATTGAAAGGAATGGGAAAATACCTTGCTGACTACAGGCCAACGGTTCTGGTGGAAGTGCTGAATGACAAGATTGCCCATGAGTTGCTCTCACTTTTCAGGGACGCCGGATACCCCTATTTTTATCACATTGATGAGGAAAAGGGGCTAACAGAAACCAATATTTGGGTTGGAAAAAAATCGCGCAACTATATCGCTTCGTCGTATGATTTTGCGGAAGACCAGACCCTGTCCCGTTTTATCATTCAAAACCGACCTGCTTCTGAACAAGCATGA